A stretch of the Malus sylvestris chromosome 10, drMalSylv7.2, whole genome shotgun sequence genome encodes the following:
- the LOC126587088 gene encoding cytochrome b561 and DOMON domain-containing protein At4g12980-like has product MASSSSSSSLPILLPLTLLLLISPALSLTCTSQTFTNNKLYSKCADLPVLSSFLHWTYDPANSTLSIAFIAPPSKTEGWIAWAINPKATGMAGSQTLLAYKKSDGSMDVKTFSISSYKDIVESKLSFNVWDTAAESSGGVYRLFAKLKVEKEKVNQVWQVGPSVTDGFPAKHDFLMPNLNAKGTLSLTGGTTTTTASGGSKMKKRNIHGILNAVSWGLLFPIGIIVARYLRAFPSADPAWFYLHIFCQVSGYAIGVAGWATGIKLGSESKGVVYTHHRNIGITLFALATLQIFALFLRPKKEHKFRLYWNIYHHSLGYTILVLGIINVFKGLDILNPAKHWKSAYIIVIIALGAIALLLEAITWILVLKRKSSKSTKPYDGFNNGQG; this is encoded by the exons atggcttcttcttcctcctcctcttctctcCCAATACTCCTACCACTCACCCTCCTTTTGCTAATCTCACCCGCGCTTTCCCTCACCTGCACCTCCCAAACCTTCACCAACAACAAGCTCTACTCGAAATGCGCCGACCTCCCCGTCCTCAGCTCCTTCCTCCACTGGACCTACGACCCCGCCAACTCCACCCTCTCCATCGCCTTCATCGCCCCACCCTCTAAAACCGAAGGCTGGATCGCCTGGGCCATCAACCCGAAGGCTACCGGGATGGCTGGGTCCCAGACCCTCCTCGCCTACAAGAAGTCCGACGGCTCTATGGACGTTAAAACCTTCAGCATCAGCTCGTACAAGGATATTGTGGAGTCGAAACTGTCGTTCAACGTGTGGGACACTGCCGCCGAGTCGTCCGGCGGCGTTTACAGGCTGTTTGCGAAGTTGAAGGTAGAGAAGGAGAAGGTGAACCAGGTTTGGCAGGTGGGGCCCTCTGTTACCGATGGGTTTCCGGCTAAACACGACTTCCTGATGCCGAATCTTAACGCGAAAGGGACTCTGAGCTTGACCggcggcaccaccaccacaaccgcCAGCGGGGGTTCGAAGATGAAGAagagaaat ATCCATGGAATTTTGAATGCTGTGAGTTGGGGACTGTTGTTTCCAATTGGAATCATCGTAGCAAGATACCTGAGGGCTTTTCCGTCTGCCGATCCAGCTTGGTTTTATCTTCATATATTCTGCCAGGTATCTGGTTATGCAATCGGTGTCGCCGGCTGGGCCACCGGAATTAAGCTCGGAAGTGAGTCCAAGGGGGTGGTTTACACCCATCACCGTAACATCGGAATCACTCTGTTTGCCTTAGCAACTCTGCAG ATTTTCGCATTGTTCTTGAGGCCGAAGAAGGAGCACAAGTTCAGGTTGTACTGGAACATCTACCACCACAGTCTCGGATACACGATTCTCGTCCTGGGCATTATAAATGTGTTCAAAGGCCTAGACATACTAAATCCTGCTAAGCATTGGAAATCCGCTTACATAATTGTGATCATTGCATTGGGCGCAATTGCATTGTTATTGGAAGCAATTACTTGGATTTTAGTCTTGAAGAGAAAGTCAAGTAAGTCCACCAAGCCGTATGATGGATTCAACAACGGACAAGGCTGA